The following proteins come from a genomic window of Nicotiana tomentosiformis chromosome 12, ASM39032v3, whole genome shotgun sequence:
- the LOC104103881 gene encoding F-box/kelch-repeat protein SKIP25-like, giving the protein MINSTTITTVGAAVKRHKTHHHCHDYDDDQSLIPGLPDHIAQICLNLVHPFTLFSVCHSWRKLIYSPSFPPYLSIYALLLPLQTITETSNSANFANSIEFASFDPISSKWHLLPSPPPDPPLRLLVKHPSFISRNLPVQSVSVSRNLILLAATADHFLPAISRPLIFNPLKKQWSYGPPLAKPRRWCATGALNDAVYVASGVGSHYNPEIARSVVKWNLNESNRSEPHYCTCKSDIYCNRKEEKNGWKWKEMSRLKDGKFSREAIDAIGWKGKLCMVNVKGDAAKEGIIYNGGSDTWQEMPEGMLMGWRGPAAAVAEETIYMVDESKGALRKYDEERDIWVEIVENERLKGAEYVAAGGGRVCVVGGGGNGITVVDVVEEPPRVVVVESPVGFQVLNIHVLPRMSQMVEYSESIEQGEY; this is encoded by the coding sequence ATGATCAACTCCACCACCATCACCACCGTTGGCGCCGCCGTCAAACGCCACAAAACTCACCACCACTGCCACGACTACGACGACGATCAGTCCTTGATCCCTGGACTTCCCGATCATATAGCTCAAATTTGTTTAAATCTTGTACACCCTTTTACACTTTTTTCCGTTTGCCATTCTTGGCGTAAGCTTATTTATTCTCCTTCTTTTCCACCATATTTATCTATATATGCTTTATTATTACCTTTACAAACTATAACTGAAACATCAAACTCAGCAAATTTTGCAAACTCTATAGAATTTGCTTCTTTTGATCCAATCTCATCAAAATGGCATCTTCTTCCATCACCACCACCGGACCCACCACTTAGACTCCTCGTTAAGCATCCTTCGTTTATTTCGAGAAATCTACCGGTTCAATCGGTAAGTGTTTCGAGAAATTTAATTCTCCTCGCTGCCACAGCGGATCATTTCTTGCCGGCGATTTCTCGCCCGCTCATTTTCAATCCGCTGAAGAAACAATGGAGCTACGGTCCTCCACTCGCCAAGCCACGTCGTTGGTGCGCTACAGGCGCATTAAATGATGCGGTGTATGTGGCGAGTGGAGTTGGGTCCCACTACAACCCCGAGATAGCTCGCTCAGTTGTAAAGTGGAACCTTAATGAAAGTAACAGAAGTGAACCCCATTACTGTACATGTAAAAGTGACATTTACTGTAACAGAAAGGAGGAAAAAAATGGgtggaaatggaaggaaatgagTAGGTTAAAAGATGGGAAGTTCAGTAGGGAAGCAATTGATGCTATTGGATGGAAAGGAAAGTTATGTATGGTAAATGTGAAAGGTGATGCTGCTAAAGAAGGAATAATTTATAATGGGGGAAGTGACACGTGGCAAGAGATGCCGGAGGGTATGCTTATGGGGTGGAGGGGTCCGGCAGCTGCGGTGGCGGAGGAGACAATATATATGGTGGATGAATCTAAGGGTGCATTGAGGAAATATGATGAAGAGAGGGATATTTGGGTGGAGATAGTTGAAAATGAGAGGCTGAAGGGTGCGGAATATGTAGCGGCGGGCGGTGGTAGAGTGTGCGTGGTTGGCGGCGGAGGGAATGGAATAACGGTGGTGGATGTGGTGGAGGAGCCGCCGAGGGTGGTAGTGGTGGAAAGTCCGGTAGGGTTTCAGGTTTTGAATATACATGTTTTACCTAGGATGAGTCAAATGGTTGAATATTCTGAGTCAATAGAACAAGGTGAATATTGA